One Papaver somniferum cultivar HN1 chromosome 10, ASM357369v1, whole genome shotgun sequence genomic window carries:
- the LOC113317379 gene encoding photosynthetic NDH subunit of lumenal location 2, chloroplastic-like: protein MASLAKSMVVCYTQKSHGNQSTPIPRLITNKETSNGRRKLISTILTTSLAIGVGGGLQVTPMALAEAWGTRSFIKERFFEPGLSPEDAVARIRQTAEGLHSIREMLDTMSWRYVIFYIRLKQAYLSQDLKNAMTTLPERSRKAYVNKANELVDNMAEFDTYVRTPKVYESYLYYEKTMKSLDDLVELLA from the exons ATGGCTAGTTTGGCTAAATCCATGGTTGTTTGCTACACTCAGAAATCCCATGGAAATCAATCGACACCCATTCCCCGATTAATAACCAACAAAGAAACCTCTAATGGGAGACGGAAACTAATCTCAACCATCTTAACAACTTCATTGGCAattggtgttggtggtggattACAAGTGACGCCTATGGCCTTAGCTGAAGCTTGGGGTACGAGGTCATTTAtcaaggaaaggtttttcgaacCGGGACTCTCTCCGGAAGATGCAGTGGCAAGAATTAGACAAACTGCTGAGGGCTTACATAGTATAAGAGAAATGCTTGATACTATGTCATGGAGGTATGTTATCTTTTACATTAGACTCAAACAAGCTTATCTTTCTCAGGATCTTAAGAATGCTATGACGACCTTGCCGGAGAGAAGTCGAAAGGCATACGTGAACAAAGCAAATGAATTGGTGGATAACATGGCTGAG TTTGATACCTATGTTCGAACACCGAAAGTGTATGAATCGTACCTTTACTACGAGAAGACAATGAAATCACTAGATGATCTTGTAGAATTGCTAGCCTAG